The Kitasatospora paranensis genome has a window encoding:
- the yidC gene encoding membrane protein insertase YidC: protein MTWSFLNPLYTAVSWIIVQFHSLYSHVFDPNGGWAWGLSIVSMVIVIRICLIPLFVKQIKATRAMQAIQPKMKAIQERYKNDKQRQSEEMMKLYKEAGTNPFSSCLPILVQAPFFTALYGVLASVAKDKPIGVINETLLASAKQAHIFGAPLSAKFVGAESIHVQVVVAIMIVMMSLSQFITQRQLMTKNVDLSVKTPFMQQQKMLMYVFPVMFAVMGINFPVGVLVYWLTTNVWSMGQQLIVIRNNPTPGSQAFKERQERLKRQGRLNPDGTVTKVGLLAKISGGGTGGSTATAEAVVAETVQVRRQQPRKQSKAQRQHAGGQQAAGHTAVEDAPADEAGSAEPVKADLSKQDAVPAGRGAKEPAAKQAGGKTTQRQQPKRTQGGQRPKKKS, encoded by the coding sequence GTGACCTGGTCCTTCCTGAATCCCCTCTACACAGCGGTGTCCTGGATCATCGTCCAGTTCCACTCGCTGTACAGCCACGTCTTCGATCCGAACGGTGGCTGGGCCTGGGGCCTGTCGATCGTCTCCATGGTGATCGTCATCCGGATCTGCCTGATCCCGCTGTTCGTCAAGCAGATCAAGGCCACCCGGGCCATGCAGGCGATCCAGCCGAAGATGAAGGCCATCCAGGAGCGCTACAAGAACGACAAGCAGCGCCAGTCCGAAGAGATGATGAAGCTCTACAAGGAGGCGGGCACCAACCCCTTCTCGAGCTGTCTCCCGATTCTGGTCCAGGCTCCGTTCTTCACCGCCCTCTACGGCGTGCTGGCCTCCGTGGCCAAGGACAAGCCGATCGGCGTCATCAACGAGACGCTGCTGGCCAGTGCCAAGCAGGCGCACATCTTCGGTGCTCCGCTGTCGGCGAAGTTCGTGGGTGCGGAGAGCATCCACGTCCAGGTCGTCGTCGCGATCATGATCGTGATGATGTCGCTGTCGCAGTTCATCACCCAGCGCCAGCTGATGACCAAGAACGTGGACCTCTCGGTCAAGACGCCGTTCATGCAGCAGCAGAAGATGCTGATGTACGTCTTCCCGGTCATGTTCGCCGTGATGGGCATCAACTTCCCGGTCGGTGTGCTCGTCTACTGGCTCACCACCAACGTGTGGTCCATGGGTCAGCAGCTGATCGTCATCCGCAACAACCCGACGCCGGGCTCGCAGGCCTTCAAGGAGCGCCAGGAGCGGCTGAAGCGCCAGGGCCGGCTGAACCCGGACGGCACGGTCACGAAGGTCGGCCTGCTCGCCAAGATCAGTGGGGGCGGCACCGGCGGCTCGACCGCGACCGCCGAGGCCGTCGTCGCCGAGACCGTCCAGGTCCGCCGCCAGCAGCCGCGCAAGCAGAGCAAGGCGCAGCGGCAGCACGCGGGCGGCCAGCAGGCGGCCGGCCACACGGCGGTCGAGGACGCCCCGGCGGACGAGGCCGGCTCCGCCGAGCCGGTCAAGGCCGATCTGTCCAAGCAGGACGCGGTGCCGGCGGGCCGGGGCGCCAAGGAGCCCGCGGCCAAGCAGGCGGGCGGCAAGACCACCCAGCGCCAGCAGCCGAAGCGGACCCAGGGCGGCCAGCGGCCGAAGAAGAAGTCCTGA
- a CDS encoding ParA family protein, producing MDDTPIGRAAQAAVQAIGRAGEGLPRPDATRVIVVANQKGGVGKTTTTVNMAAGLALHGLRVLVIDLDPQGNASTALGIDHHAEVPSIYDVLVEGKPLADVVQPVVDVEGLFCCPATIDLAGAEIELVSLVARESRLQRAITAYEQPLDYILIDCPPSLGLLTVNALVAGQEVLIPIQCEYYALEGLGQLLRNVELVRAHLNPVLHVSTILLTMYDARTRLAAQVAEEVRTHFEREVLRTAIPRSVRISEAPSYGQTVLSYDPGSTGALSYLEAARELALRGVGGDYPAGAATGYGAVGQQRTADGAGAAQHGTMEGNR from the coding sequence ATCGATGACACCCCCATCGGACGCGCCGCCCAGGCTGCGGTGCAGGCCATCGGGCGGGCCGGCGAGGGGCTGCCCAGGCCGGACGCGACCCGGGTGATCGTGGTGGCCAACCAGAAGGGCGGCGTCGGCAAGACCACGACGACCGTCAACATGGCGGCCGGCCTCGCGCTGCACGGCCTGCGCGTCCTGGTGATCGACCTCGACCCGCAGGGCAACGCCTCGACCGCGCTCGGCATCGACCACCACGCGGAGGTGCCGTCGATCTACGACGTCCTGGTCGAGGGCAAGCCGCTCGCCGACGTCGTCCAGCCCGTGGTCGACGTCGAGGGGCTGTTCTGCTGCCCGGCGACCATCGACCTGGCGGGCGCGGAGATCGAGCTGGTCTCGCTGGTGGCCCGCGAGAGCCGGCTGCAGCGTGCGATCACCGCCTACGAGCAGCCGCTCGACTACATCCTGATCGACTGCCCGCCGTCGCTCGGCCTGCTGACCGTCAACGCCCTGGTGGCCGGCCAGGAGGTGCTGATCCCGATCCAGTGCGAGTACTACGCGCTGGAGGGCCTGGGTCAGCTGCTGCGCAACGTCGAGCTGGTCCGCGCCCACCTCAACCCGGTGCTGCACGTCTCCACCATCCTGCTGACCATGTACGACGCCCGCACCAGGCTGGCCGCCCAGGTCGCCGAGGAGGTCCGGACACACTTCGAGCGCGAGGTGCTGCGGACGGCCATCCCGCGTTCGGTCCGGATCTCCGAGGCGCCCAGCTACGGCCAGACCGTGCTCAGCTACGACCCCGGTTCCACCGGTGCGCTCTCCTACCTGGAGGCGGCCCGCGAGCTGGCGCTGCGGGGGGTCGGGGGCGATTACCCGGCCGGGGCCGCGACGGGCTACGGTGCGGTCGGGCAGCAGCGGACCGCGGACGGCGCGGGGGCGGCACAGCACGGCACGATGGAGGGCAACCGGTGA
- a CDS encoding ParB/RepB/Spo0J family partition protein, which translates to MSGGRRGLGRGLGALIPAASPATGSAPAAGAPAAPPAVVPVPTDRGTVAAKVAAESLRELTDGPRDAAAELSPVDGARFAELPLDAITPNPRQPRDVFDEDKLAELVASIKEVGLLQPVVVRQVAADRFELIMGERRWRASREAGLDLIPAIVRATEDDKLLLDALLENLHRAELNPLEEAAAYDQLLRDFSCTHDELADRIGRSRSHVSNTLRLLKLPPAVQRRVAAGVLTAGHARALLRVPDAERQDQLAKRIVAEGLSVRTTEEIAELMASEKPQKPSGPKAGRILSPAFDDLAGRLSDRFDTRVKVEVSQRNGRLGKGKVVLEFASVDDLNRILDSLAPGEEGLRLSQG; encoded by the coding sequence GTGAGTGGTGGGCGCAGAGGTCTGGGACGCGGGCTCGGGGCGCTGATCCCGGCGGCCTCGCCGGCGACGGGATCCGCTCCGGCAGCCGGGGCGCCGGCGGCGCCTCCGGCGGTGGTGCCGGTGCCGACCGACCGGGGCACGGTGGCTGCGAAGGTTGCTGCCGAGAGCCTGCGCGAACTCACCGACGGCCCGCGCGACGCGGCGGCCGAGCTGTCGCCGGTCGACGGCGCGCGCTTCGCCGAGCTGCCGCTGGACGCGATCACGCCCAACCCACGTCAGCCGCGGGACGTCTTCGACGAGGACAAGCTCGCCGAGCTGGTCGCCTCCATCAAGGAGGTGGGCCTGCTCCAGCCGGTGGTGGTCCGCCAGGTGGCGGCCGACCGCTTCGAGCTCATCATGGGCGAGCGGCGCTGGCGTGCCTCCCGGGAGGCCGGGCTCGACCTGATCCCGGCGATCGTCCGGGCCACCGAGGACGACAAGCTGCTGCTCGACGCCCTGCTGGAGAACCTCCACCGGGCCGAGCTGAACCCGCTGGAGGAGGCGGCCGCCTACGACCAGCTGCTGCGGGACTTCTCCTGCACCCACGACGAGCTGGCGGACCGGATCGGCCGCTCGCGTTCGCACGTCTCCAACACGCTGCGCTTGCTGAAGCTCCCGCCGGCCGTGCAGCGCAGGGTCGCGGCCGGCGTGCTGACCGCCGGCCACGCCCGGGCGCTGCTGCGCGTGCCGGACGCCGAGCGGCAGGACCAGCTGGCGAAGCGGATCGTCGCGGAGGGGCTCTCGGTGCGCACCACCGAGGAGATCGCCGAGCTGATGGCGAGCGAGAAGCCGCAGAAGCCGAGCGGGCCGAAGGCCGGCCGGATCCTCTCCCCGGCCTTCGACGACCTGGCCGGACGGCTCTCCGACCGGTTCGACACCCGGGTCAAGGTCGAGGTGTCCCAGCGCAACGGCCGGCTCGGCAAGGGCAAGGTGGTGCTGGAGTTCGCCTCGGTCGACGACCTGAACCGGATCCTGGACAGCCTCGCCCCCGGCGAGGAGGGGCTGCGGCTCTCCCAGGGCTGA
- the rsmG gene encoding 16S rRNA (guanine(527)-N(7))-methyltransferase RsmG, with amino-acid sequence MAREIFGERLAAAVRYTEFLSTAGVQRGLIGPREVPRLWDRHVLNCAVLAELLPAGASLCDVGSGAGLPGIPVALARPDVSVTLLEPLLRRTTFLEEVVRELGLDNVTVVRGRAEEMVGKLAVDIVTARAVAPMDRLAGWGLPLLRPYGQMLALKGDSAEQELADSRAALTRLGALKWSVISVGEGTLETSTRVVRVEAGESPGGVKAATRRAKAARAGRGARDGGKAGARRRR; translated from the coding sequence GTGGCGCGGGAGATCTTCGGGGAGCGGCTGGCGGCTGCGGTCCGCTACACCGAGTTCCTGTCGACCGCAGGTGTGCAGCGGGGGCTGATCGGGCCGCGCGAGGTGCCGCGGCTGTGGGACCGGCACGTGCTGAACTGCGCGGTGCTGGCGGAGCTGCTGCCGGCCGGGGCCTCGCTGTGCGACGTGGGGTCGGGGGCCGGGCTGCCCGGCATCCCGGTGGCGCTGGCGCGTCCGGACGTCTCGGTGACCCTGCTGGAGCCGCTGCTGCGGCGCACCACCTTCCTGGAGGAGGTGGTGCGCGAGCTGGGTCTGGACAACGTCACCGTCGTGCGCGGCCGGGCCGAGGAGATGGTCGGCAAGCTGGCGGTCGACATCGTCACCGCGCGCGCGGTGGCGCCGATGGACCGGCTGGCGGGCTGGGGACTGCCGCTGCTCCGCCCGTACGGGCAGATGCTGGCGCTGAAGGGGGACAGCGCCGAGCAGGAGCTGGCCGATTCGCGGGCGGCGCTGACCCGGCTGGGCGCGCTGAAGTGGTCGGTGATCTCGGTGGGCGAGGGCACGCTGGAGACCTCGACCCGGGTGGTCCGGGTGGAGGCGGGCGAGAGCCCGGGCGGCGTCAAGGCGGCGACCCGGCGGGCCAAGGCGGCCCGGGCCGGCCGCGGTGCCCGGGACGGCGGCAAGGCCGGCGCGCGGCGCCGCCGCTGA
- a CDS encoding protein jag, whose protein sequence is MTEGTTSAVEVEAAAESGEGLVARLEREGDIAADYLEGLLDIADLDGDIDMDVEGDRALVSIVGEGSDRQLHRLVGQDGEVLEALQELTRLAVHRETGERSRLMLDVAGFRARKRAELAALGAKAVEQVKASGEQVKLSPMTPFERKVVHDAVAAAGLRSESEGEEPQRCVVVLPS, encoded by the coding sequence GTGACGGAAGGCACCACCTCCGCCGTCGAGGTCGAGGCAGCGGCGGAGTCCGGTGAGGGCCTCGTGGCCCGCCTGGAGCGCGAGGGCGACATCGCCGCCGACTACCTGGAAGGTCTGCTGGACATCGCGGACCTGGACGGCGACATCGACATGGACGTCGAGGGCGACCGTGCGCTGGTCTCGATCGTCGGTGAAGGCTCGGACCGCCAGCTGCACCGCCTGGTCGGCCAGGACGGCGAGGTGCTGGAGGCGCTCCAGGAGCTGACCCGGCTGGCCGTGCACCGGGAGACCGGTGAGCGCAGCCGGCTGATGCTGGACGTCGCGGGCTTCCGGGCGCGCAAGCGTGCCGAGCTCGCGGCGCTGGGCGCGAAGGCGGTCGAGCAGGTGAAGGCCAGCGGTGAGCAGGTGAAGCTGAGCCCGATGACCCCGTTCGAGCGCAAGGTGGTGCACGACGCGGTGGCGGCGGCCGGCCTGCGCAGCGAGTCGGAGGGCGAGGAGCCCCAGCGGTGCGTGGTCGTGCTGCCGAGCTGA
- the yidD gene encoding membrane protein insertion efficiency factor YidD → MKYLLMGLIRLYQWTISPLLGPVCRYYPSCSHYGYEAVRVHGAIKGSGLTAWRILRCNPWSPGGVDHVPPRKHPVWHRRLRNLLSPKSGTAGAEPVAKPDVQGV, encoded by the coding sequence ATGAAGTACCTGCTGATGGGGCTGATCAGGCTCTACCAGTGGACGATCAGTCCGCTGCTGGGGCCGGTGTGCCGTTACTACCCCTCGTGCTCGCACTACGGGTACGAGGCGGTGCGTGTGCACGGCGCGATCAAGGGGAGCGGTCTCACCGCTTGGCGCATCCTGCGCTGCAACCCGTGGTCGCCCGGTGGGGTCGATCATGTGCCGCCGCGAAAGCACCCGGTGTGGCACCGCCGGCTGCGCAATCTGCTGAGCCCGAAGAGCGGGACCGCCGGGGCTGAGCCGGTGGCCAAGCCCGATGTCCAAGGAGTCTGA